Proteins from a single region of Rana temporaria chromosome 5, aRanTem1.1, whole genome shotgun sequence:
- the LOC120939713 gene encoding putative uncharacterized protein YHR217C — translation MSLTQYQLHPIPASPNISLTHHQLHPTSASPNIHFKYHQPHPTSASPNISLTQHQPHPTLASPNISLTQHQSHPTSVSPNISLTQHQSHPTSASPNISLTQHQSHPTSASPNISLTQHQPHPTSASPNISLTQHQPHSSSASPNISLTIVSFPQCAI, via the coding sequence ATGAGTCTCACCCAATACCAGCTTCACCCAATACCAGCTTCACCCAACATCAGCCTCACCCATCATCAGCTTCACCCAACATCAGCCTCACCCAACATTCATTTTAAATATCATCAGCCTCACCCAACATCAGCCTCACCCAACATCAGTCTCACCCAACATCAGCCTCACCCAACATTAGCCTCACCCAACATCAGCCTCACCCAACATCAGTCTCACCCAACATCAGTCTCACCCAACATCAGCCTCACCCAACATCAGTCTCACCCAACATCAGCCTCACCCAACATCAGTCTCACCCAACATCAGTCTCACCCAACATCAGCCTCACCCAACATCAGCCTCACCCAACATCAGCCTCACCCAACATCAGCCTCACCCAACATCAGCCTCACCCAACATCAGCCTCACTCATCATCAGCTTCACCCAACATCAGTCTAACCATCGTCAGCTTTCCCCAATGTGCAATTTAA